In Mytilus edulis chromosome 8, xbMytEdul2.2, whole genome shotgun sequence, the genomic window aaaatcacctTCAAATGTATATAAAGTTGGTTCAGTTTATATGAGCCTTCTCTGTCTACATTTCAATATTTGCTCCCTAAAAGACTGATGCAATATTGTGTAAAGACCTAAAAATATGTTTCATGCCAATTTCAATTATTAAACTATAGTCTGGTTGCCAACACAATACAGTCAGATAAGTGTTATTTACAAACATAAATCTAGTGTTAGATAATCAAACATATATCATTATTAGTCAATACGGTTATTGTGTTTTACATGATTAAATTGATATGATTTTTTGATTTAAGAACTTATGTAAATTAGGGTACAAATGCATTCTATATTTAAACTCCAACTGAAACTTCAACTTTGACATTTTCACATTTCATTCTTTTTATAatcatgtgtgtgtgtgtgagtaTTCTGGAGGGGTCAATATAAAACAGAACGATGGACAAATCTAGTATCTTACAAAGAGTTAATAAGAAACAACATATGTTACTAAGTAATCAAGTCTTACGTTGATAGTTTCTAATAGTATCCTGTAACTGTCATATTGTATGTTCCTGTTGCTGGTTTGAAATTTGCTGTTGCTGAATAGTTATTGACTGTTGTTTGTTCTCAGTTGATAGCTGCTGCACTGTACTATTAAGTACCGCCAGGACACTTTCAAGTCGATTCAATCGATTAACAAGTACATCTGGGTCATTTAGCAGTAACCTTTTTTCTTCTGTGGTGACCAGATAAAccttaaaacaaagaaaatatattaaccaCACCATCATACTTTAATATCTCTCTTATGCTATGACGAAACGATTTGACACATATTTGGTCTTATCAATCTGGTTTTAGATAAGGTCGGAAAGGGTATCAAAAGTTgtgcatacatacatgtatggcAAGCGGTGTATAAGTGTTTGAAAATAACAATGTGTATATGActaatttttaaaaagataactTGTATTGGACTTACGCCTTCATTGTGTGTAAACGGCTGTAATATGTGTAGACAAACGTCagttgttttatttgtaaattaaagaaaagaatTGCAAGCCTAAATATATATCAACGGAGCTTAACAATTTCAAATCGATCATTCAACCACCGTCCCgtcaaaaaaatacattttaggtggttttttttacatgttaccGTTTAAACAGATTTAGAGCGCGGCTTTATGAAATATTTTCGTCATACCCTAACttttcagtgtttttgttgttccgTTTTGTTTCCTCAAAAAGGTTATGTGTTTCCCAAACTTTTTTGGTTTGTGACGCGGATGTGATTCAATTGAATCGATTTATAgttattgaacagcggtattctactatTGCCTTTTTTATACCCTAAGTTTGTGTGACTGTTCAAATGCCTGATGCATAATGTTAAGACAGTGCGACAGTAACCACATATCTACATAACCTAGTTACCATTAAACTATAAGTGAATTCATGAATATGTAAAGCATGATACTGATTTCAGTGCTGAAAAATCGTACTTCTCGTATTATCGAAATATAGCATACCTATGTTTACTAAAACAAAACGTTCTGAACATAAAATGCATAGAATCGTTAAACAAAATCAATTCCTTTATGAATCTCACTTGAAAAGTACAAAATCAGGTGCGATAATTGTGTTGAATACTTTGTACACATAAAATATTATGTAGACAAAAGACCAGCTGTTCAACTGTAACATATGCAAGGAAAGGTCCGTAAAGTCGATAACTAAACCAGCACGATAAGATTCCTTTCAGCAACAAATTGATGtctataaatcaactgtttacttAACTTTTACTAATTCGAAATATTATCGGATTAAAGCAATGCAAAAAAGAGGGTCTCTATTTGTGATTGTCATTGATTTGAGCAACATTATAGCAGCAACTGAATATGATGTGCATACCTCCAAATTGATCTAAAATTCAAGAACTTGCGTGTTTTATCAAGATTTACTCAAAAAGGGGTTGCTGATTACAATGAAGCTTTTGCACAACGGGTTCCTATTGCTCAGCTAAAGtcttatcttaatttttttaaagcaataacATGGAACAATCAAACAAACCTAAAAAGAAATTGCATGAGATCGCTATCTAATTTTATGTTCAATTTTCTATCGGGCTATCTTACAGTTGGTAGTATTTGTTATGTCACCTGTATGTCTAGTTAGACGATGTTTTGACAAAAATGCACACGAAATGCTGTTACAAATTATCGAATCCATGCTTTGTTAATTGTTCATTTTAgactttttgtatttcatatATCAAACATGAGTCGCATCGGTGAAAATGACTTTCACAGTTTTTGACCCTTTAATACAGTGAAGACCCTTCTTTCAATTGAATACAACAAAAGAGCGGAACATTTGCTTCACATTTCAAACTTTTAATGACTCCCTGCATAATTAAATCGACATATTTACCTCGAATCTTTACTCTTCTTTAAAGTTGTTGTTTATTTGAATTTCAACCGTTTCTTAGTATTTTAGAAGTATCAGACATACTTTTTTCCTTGTTCGTATGTATTTAATATGCTTATATGTATGCTACTTTCGAAATAATTTTTCACCCCCCTTTGGaatcctatttaaaaaaaaaatctttctatagATCAACAAGCAACATGGGTGGACCCAGTCATTTTCAAAAGTGGGATTCCAAACCCAGGATAAAAGATGGGGTTTCCACCATATGTCCCAATCCAAATGCATTGACGTAAAAAAATAAGGGTTTTCCACGCCCGGAACACTACCCTGGATCTGCCATTGAACAACTAAATATTGGGGAAAAAATGAATAAGAATGATATAGTGTTCGTCCGTAGGAACAGAAGTTTCGTCGACTATAGCCATTAACTTGATCAACAATTCATGCATAAGGAAATTTGAACCAATAtttgaaatcttttatttcattacTTAGAACAGACTACACATGTCAATGGATAATGTACGGTGGACATTTCAGAGATCCACATCTGGTAAGAACTGGATAAAAAAGTTTACCGTAATGTCGATCCACGCCTCCTATAATATATTCTGGTTTGATGTCAACGCAAACGTAAGCAGAAGCAACATTATGAGTATGATCTCCAGAGGCCAGGTATCCATGATATTCAACCTTCCAACCactgtaacaattttttttccagGAATCATTATAACAGATGTAGCCCGATCAGTTATACATAGAGCACAAGGGACGTCCTCAGCATCGGAATTGGAGGCATAGAAGTTCGTGTAAAATTCAGCACCGTACATACGACCCCCGTCTGGCCTACTAGTCTTTTCATAATTGGGATCTGGTGGTAAACATACATATTCAGCAGCCGAGCCTGTTTCTCCAAAATAGCCGCAACCTGCATAGCCTGTGATAAAACTAAACATAATGTAATAGTATTCAAAGTAACACGAAGATGTACACATAAAAATCTAAAGCTTGTTTTTTTGTGTCCTTTTCCTTAATATTGTTCGTAACACAGATATACTTTCACGTATTATTTCAAGAATATCCAAGATGATCATTCCCAAACTAGGTATTTCAGACATATCTTTGAaatgattcattaatattttcgtTTAGAGTTTTCTTCggcgtttatttttttttttacttttttacttttatattttacttagCGTATCGAAAAACAGTTTGAATGCATAAAGCATTCTAAAACTTGTGGCGTACTAAATGATAATcctcgtacctttgataactatataaaccacttggtcgatgcaactgctggtggacgttctgtttttcgaaaaaccaaggattttcttatcccaagacTATCttaccgttttgtaatgtttcGTGGCATTTTATTCCTGTAAGacccaaacatgcagttaaaagaaaaaaaatcaatactttATGTTCtgttcgtgtatctaactttggTTTGGTAAATTATAAATTACTTATTTAAATATCAGGTAAAAAAAACTCGCATTAATTGCTTGgacaaatgaaatatcaacttggacaaaatggctaccgcttgaaaaacgactgtgtagagatgGTTTTATAGAATCTACAATTTTTGAACTctcgaacaatgaggcaaatgtTTGTTCTTTCGGTATATGTTATAATTATCTCACATTTTTTAGATATGTTTAGCTATGTCTACTTATAAAACTACCGTTCAGCCGTTAAGTCAACGAAAAACGTcatttgacatttttcttattccagcttaatatgtaGCCACCTAGTCAAACGAAATTCGACTAAAGAACGGCTTAAATTTAACCAAGAACTGACAAACTTCGTTGTTTCTGTCAAGTTTCGGGAGATGAGAGAaaaagaaataggatcactatacataagagatAAAACAGTTGTTCAAAAATTTAACGTTGAACATCCGATTTTTTCACAAGTTTCGTCAACTATAGCCATTAACTTGATCAAAAGTATATGTATAAGGAATtctgaacaaatatttgttatcttttattttattacttaGAACAGACTACACATGTCAATGGATAATTGTTAATGTACGGTGGGCATTTTTAGAGATCCACATCTGGTAAGAACTGGATAAAAAAGTTTTCCGTAATGCCGATCCACGCCTCCTATAATATATTTTGGGTTTATGTCAACACAAACGTAAGCAGAAGCAACATTATGAGTATGATCTCCTGAGGCAAAGTGTCCATGATATTAAACCTTCCAACCACTGTAACAAGTATTTTTACCGGGAATCATTATCACAGATGTTGCATGAATTGTTCTACAAAGAACACTAGGGACGTCCACATCATCGAATTGGATGCATAGAAGTTCGTGTAAAATTCTGCACCGTACATACGACCCCCGTCTGGTCCACTGGTCTTTTCATAACTTGGATCTGGTGGTTAACATACATATTCAGCAGCCGAGCCTGTTCCCCCATTATGGCGCCACCTGCATAGCCTGTGATAAAActaaacatatgttttcaaaatAACACGAAAGcgtaaaaatcaaaatctaaagCATGTTTTCTGTGTCCTTTTCCCTAATATTGTTCTAACATAAATATACTCTCTCGTGCTATTTCAAGAATATACAAAATGATATTTCCCAAACAAGGTATTTCAGACATATCTTTGGaatgattcattaatattttcgttttgaattttcttcggcgttcagtatttttgtgattttacttttttactttcTTAAATTTAACTTAGCGTATCGAAAAACAATTTCAATGCATAAAGCATTCTAAAACTTGTGgtgaactaaattataatcctgttacctttgataactatataaaccactggatcgatgccactgccgGTCGACGttttgtttttcgaaaaactaaggattttcttatccaaggaataggttaccttagccgtatttggcacaatcttttgaaattttggtTCCTAAATGCTTTTTAACTTCGAAATTgtatggctttataaatattttgacctgagcgtcactgatgagtcttatgtagacgaaacgcgcgtctggtgtactaaattataatcctggtacttttgatatctatatacaccactgggtcgattccactgctagtggacgtttcgtccccgatggtatcacctgccaagtagtcagtacttcggtgttgacataaatatcaatgttgtggtcatttttataaatttcctgtttacaaaactttgaatttttcaaaaaactaaggattttcttatcccaggaaaagatAAACTTAGTTATAAAAGTCTCTAGAAagttaatatttgttttacattgtacattgaattactgtaaaaaaaaacacactaataaaaatacatgtatacgtGCACTTTGATTAGGTCGATTTTTTCGACGCGACTAGCATACATCAAAATTTATTTCGGATGGGGTTATTATAGGAGTAAATAATgtcccaaaataaaaaaaaactagagaaAAATAGGCAACGATCAGTATCTGTGTATTAGGGAATGTTGAAATAATGAGACTGTGAAAATAAGTTATACAGAAACGCAGATCACCAAATCATACCATTATACACAGGATATTCGTTCTTCCCCATCGAATATGCCAAGACCTGATACATATTATGTTTTacgtttttatttaaaatattacaaaattgagATTCATGGCAAGGAGGGTCATATCTCATTTTCTGAACAAGTCGGTGGTCTCCAATAGGATTTAATGGCAGAAGTAATGTTAAAGATCACGTGGATGTAACCTAATAATGTGCATGAAATGAAATCGCACAGCAGTACTGTTAATGCCAATGTAAAAACGCTTTAAGACGTTTATTCTACCTTGGAGTTAGTTAAAGAGAGAACTGGACACGAGTAATTGAAGCTAACATTATCAAAATACTAGTGCGTGGTTAATTTAACATTAAGAGTATCTTTACATtaagtttaatccatagcggcgttcggtcacaagttgtctttttttttatattcaaatacggcgatttgttatactttttaatacatttgcTAATgacttttttatgaaattaatgtagaaaatgtaaggaactatatgtttttgctacgcattcacaatttgttttgatccgacgtaatcgacgtcttgacaacgcctattgttgtatgacgtcagagagtgaaattaccacgtttatttcacatgtgaaattatcggtttttatttaattgggaaatcaatgtaatttattgcaaccaatgtaaacaagaaaaATATCTATGTAGATGTGtgcatttattttaattattcagTATTTACCAATCAGGCTATGTGACAAATTGATCATTTAACGACTAGTCAAGCAAACGTGAGAAAATATAAATTGtattataacaataaataatCTTACGTTGAGAATTGTTGATAGCATTTCGCAACTGCTTTATTGTATGTTCCTGTTGATTGATTGATGTCTGCTGTTGTTGAATCGTTAAGGATTGTTGCTGCACTGTACTGACATGATACTTTTAAGTCGATTTAATCGATTCACTAGTACATCCGGATCATTGAACAATAACCTCTTTTCTTCAGTGAGGACTGCGTGTAccttaaaagaaagaaaataaatgaaccaaACAATCATTTCGAATGTCTGTGATGGAATAAAAGTCACACGACTTAAATTCCTTATCGTATAGGCTCAAAAGGTTAGGAGAGGTCTAACGTTTATATGACATGGAAAACGGCACGATTCATCATGTCGATGTGTATATGACTTTTTATAAGTGCCCACATGACAGTTTCAACCTACCTAAAATTATGTTGAATTGcgtaaagaaatataaaaaaatgcaaagtttGATAAACAGATTATCTTCCTATCTGCATGAATAGCAAAAATGTAACATGGTTAATGTTGTTTGAATAAAACAtgtttctgctgttgtttttttctatggtcgggttgttgtctctttgacacattccccatttccattctcaattttattgtcaaatcATATTCTTTGGCTTTTATATCACAAAGTTATACAAGACACAGTAGACTTCAAGTACTGTGGAGAAAGCTACCTTTAGCCAAGTCGATATTTTGTATGGAAAACCCCAAAAATTAATCTCACAAAAAATGTCAGATACATATTGCTAAAACAAATCACCTCACATATcgtaccatcataacatattcaTAGAAGGTACACAATAGCATTATCAtgaaacataattataaaaaaaaaaaacatgccggTCGAGGTTTTGAATGAGAAACCATAAATATCACTCATATCAAAAGGTAAAACAGAAAGTGCACAATGGCATTAAGAATTTGAGAACAGTTTGTTTGAAAACTATTCACTAGCTCGTGAGGATAGCGAGTTTTAGCGTCAATAATCATTATATGAAAGAGAACAGTCAATGTTTTGCATGCGAAACCCCAGGAATCATTCTGGTCAAAAGTGAAATAGGACGTTCACGACAGCATAACGTCAAGACGAATCATTATGTTAAAGTTTGATTGGAATCCATTCACTTGATAAGGATAAATTGTGGATGGGGTGTAAGAATAGAAATATGAATCGATTTGGGTTCTTGTGAGCCTCTAGAAAACCTAGCTATCCCAATCAATTTATACATCATGATGGTAACTTTCTGATATTCCTACATTTCATAAATTCATATTCCTTCTATTCTACAAACAAAGAACAATAGATGTATCAGATGATTTGTTGTTTTAGCAATTTAGATCTGATTGAAATACAGGTAAGTACAGGTAATCTGGAAATGATTATTTCAatgaatatttctttaaaaaatgtttttaaaaggtAATAAACCCTAAATATGacttttatgttaattttttataaatatcttgttGGGGATATTATATTTGCCGGTAAACTCTATTTATTTTGGCTATGTTCTAATTAAATGGTGTTGATGCTAGAATAAATGCTACAAAATTATAAAGTTgttaaaagagagaaaaaaaaagaaaaaaagtctgtatgttaatttggatttttttaaccCATCCATACAACTCGTCGATATTTCTTTACTCAATTAAAACCTAGAGGAAAGAGTTGTTGTGTAAAATTTACAGAGGGGCTTGACATTGATATCCCTGCCCTACTTCGTACACCATCACATATATCTACGTTAACATTACTACATCCATAGGCCATTCAAACTTCCCTTGCCTTACAAGAACGGCCAGACACTCTAGCCTTGCATTCTGACCACAACTACTAGTAATTATTATTCGAAAGGTCTCGTTTGTCGAAAATCGATTCAGGACCAATTCCTATTGCAGTGCTTAAATGTTTTTGGTCCATAAATAGTGTTTACATTATTGTGCTTCTTACTTTTGTTCATGAACATGATGCAATGAATAAATGCACCAATGCAGAATTCTGTATGATTCAACTGCATTGTCTATCAGTTATAAAAGAAGAAACAAACacaaatttacagttaaaaaaaaagacaaaaatgcatatttcttttgataatttacaacaatttatattgttataacaCTGAAATTGTTCATAAATTGAAAACTAAAAGGATATTTCCTTTACATTTATTCTGAAGTAATTTAGCTTCATGTTTTAACAACTTAATCCGTCTTAATCCCTTTTTCTACAGACATTCCTCCTATTCCTATATGGATTTATACATTTTACATACCAGATTATCAAATGTAGGAATAGCAGGAATAGCCTCTCACGATTCACCACGATAGAGCAATGACACATAAAAAGGTGTgtcaaaaagagggacgaaagataccagagggacagtcaaactcataaatcggaaataaactggcattgcaatggctaaaaattaaaataaaaagacaacaagacaaacaatagtacacatgacacaacatagaaaactaaggaataagcaacacgaaccccaccaaaaactgggggtgatctcaggtgctcctgaagggtaagcagatcctgctccatatgtggcacccgtcgtgttgttcatgtcaaatccggtaaatagtataattcggtaggtcacattcatgagagggaatgggattgtagttacgacgtaaggatcatatccgatatcatctgtgaaaaggttattccataacggtcaaccaacttgtgatggcgtccgtaaaatttacgaagggataatttcaacttcaccatttgaaacacttggtttaatagcgtcattgtgagcagcaaccctctatcaagaaaattatgcTAGGAAATACAAGAACAgcaatatcgtatcaattgggagatatataccccgtatgcaggtgatgCTGGAATAGTGCTACTTAGAAATATACGCGAGCTGTGTTTTTTTATACATCGTGCATCCACAGAAATCAAAACAGAATACCACATTTTTATCTATCATCAACCTTTCTCATTATAACATGTTAAGAAAACTTCAAATATCAGTACTCAAGTCTGACAGTAAAGAATGCCAAAAAGCAAACTACTTAGTAATAGAAATggaaatgaaaaaattaaacattgcacATATTCGAAATGAAATGAGACTATGTACATGTACCTGAACAAAAATCATCTTGTATGCTGTCGGGAATTTAGCGCGAATATATACATGTTAACGTTGCTAATTGACTTATGTATATTATGACGTTACTCTATAGCAATGGCTAGACGTTAGAATAAACACGATCTATACACAACGCATTTTATCTACTTTACACAacatttatggtgccgtgacTGTCGGAAACAATGGAATCGAAGTTAAAAGCAGTACGTAGAGGACACAGAGGACAAGTTACAAAGTTATTCAAGAAATTTGATGAGATTGAAAAGAATTCGGACTTAGACAAAGACGATGTGAAACTAATTACGGATGCAGTTGAACAGAAACAGAGGACTATCGTGGATTTGAATGAAAAGATACTGGATTTAATGTCGGAGGAGGATGTAGAAGAGGAAATTCAAGAGTCTGATGAGTATATGTTTAATTTAGAGTCCAAACTTcggaaaattagaaaaatatattctGATTCTATTTCTCAAAATGTCGCATCAACGTCTCTAGAACCAAATGCAAATAGTTTTCTACCATCTTACCCCACAAATTCATCGCTTACCAATGCCAATGTTATACGCAGCAATGAAACTGAAATTAATGTTCAGCCAACCAATTTTGATAACTTCCGCTCCATGCAAAATAACCATCGCGACTTGCAGTCTACAAATAACTTGAACAACCAAGGCTTTTCTTCGGTATCAAATAGCAGTCAAAATCACAGATTACCTAAACTTGATTTACCGCACTTTGATGGGGAAATTTTACAATGGCAAACCTTTTGGGATTCCTATGAATCAACTATTCATTTCAACAGTACTTTGACTGAGATACAGAAATTTAGTTACTTGAAGGCCCAACTCCATGGCCATGCCGCCCAAACTATTGAAGGTTTCGCACTCACAAATGCCAATTACACCACTGCCGTTAATTTGCTCAAAGAGCTTTTTGGATAGCCTCACAAGATTATTCATGCCTACATGAAAGCTTTAATGGATCTTCCTTCACCGTCAAATGATTTGAACAGCCTAAGAAGGTACCGAGACCACCTAGAAACGTACGTAAGAGGTCTTGAATGTTTGGGTCAAACACAAGAAATGTATGGCGCGCTATTAGTACCTATAATTATTAGTTAACTACCAGTAGAAACGAGAAAAAAGTATTGCCCGTGAATATGATAGCGATCATATAACTCTTAACAACCTCAGAAAAGCCATCACGAAAGAAGCGAGAATTCTTGAAGCAGGACAATTTACCGACCGCGACAGTTAACATACTACCGCAACATTTCTGACCGAAGCTCGTAATAAAACACAGcaaaatttcaatacaaacaatCCACGTTTTAATGACAAAAAACGTCCATGCATCTACTGCACTGGTATACATTTTCCGGGAGATTGCACGATAATTTCTGACGTGAATGAAAGACTGAACATcgtaaagcaaaagaaaaaatgtttcaacTGTCTAGGAAACCACGGTGTTTCCGAGTGTAAATCACGTAACCGATGTAAGAAATGCAACAAGAAACATCACACCAGTATTTGCGGGGAACAAGCTACAGATGGAAAAGAACAGGAGAGCAAGGAGAAATCAACCGTTGTAGGCTTGGTAAAAACAGAAAAACCAGAAA contains:
- the LOC139484243 gene encoding uncharacterized protein produces the protein MESKLKAVRRGHRGQVTKLFKKFDEIEKNSDLDKDDVKLITDAVEQKQRTIVDLNEKILDLMSEEDVEEEIQESDEYMFNLESKLRKIRKIYSDSISQNVASTSLEPNANSFLPSYPTNSSLTNANVIRSNETEINVQPTNFDNFRSMQNNHRDLQSTNNLNNQGFSSVSNSSQNHRLPKLDLPHFDGEILQWQTFWDSYESTIHFNSTLTEIQKFSYLKAQLHGHAAQTIEGNHGVSECKSRNRCKKCNKKHHTSICGEQATDGKEQESKEKSTVVGLVKTEKPETAVMYTSQHPSVLLKTAIAPISYGKRITEASILFDEGAKRSFITQSIADKLQIRPSGRDTIELSAFGDKEKNIRHLDTATVQLHTDKGEIVSINALLVPDIAVPLQNQTKYFTPNLPYLKDLKLAHLANNADSFEITLLIGADYYWDIVQDHVIRGNGPTAVASKLGYLLSGLVIRNGEKSLTSSVLLNVTSHHAEESEIDNLWNLESLGIRLPQQDDEESFVKTYQQDCIKFENERYSAKLPWKLDHALQLRILLPF